From Entelurus aequoreus isolate RoL-2023_Sb linkage group LG22, RoL_Eaeq_v1.1, whole genome shotgun sequence, one genomic window encodes:
- the prdx2 gene encoding peroxiredoxin-2 → MSAGNAQIGKPAPGFKATAVVNGQFKDIQLSDYKGKYVIFFFYPLDFTFVCPTEIVAFSDRAEEFRIIDCEVIGCSVDSHFSHLAWINTPRKQGGLGKMKIPLVADLTKSISRDYGVLKEDDGVSYRGLFVIDGKGILRQITINDLPVGRSVDETLRLVQAFQHTDKHGEVCPAGWKPGSDTIIPDVEKSKNFFSKQ, encoded by the exons ATGTCAGCTGGAAATGCTCAGATCGGCAAGCCTGCCCCAGGTTTTAAAGCAACAGCTGTAGTGAACGGACAGTTTAAGGACATCCAGCTGTCTGACTACAAAG GGAAGTATGTGATCTTCTTTTTCTACCCTCTGGACTTCACATTTGTCTGCCCCACTGAGATCGTGGCATTTAGCGACAGAGCTGAGGAGTTCAGAATAATCGACTGCGAGGTGATCGGCTGCTCTGTCGACTCTCACTTCAGTCACTTGGCCTG gaTCAATACGCCTCGGAAACAGGGAGGTCTGGGTAAGATGAAAATCCCTCTGGTGGCAGACCTGACAAAGAGCATCTCCAGAGACTACGGCGTGCTGAAGGAGGATGACGGCGTCTCATACAG GGGTCTGTTCGTGATTGACGGCAAAGGCATTCTAAGGCAGATCACCATCAATGACTTGCCTGTGGGTCGCTCCGTGGATGAAACCCTGCGTCTGGTCCAGGCCTTCCAGCACACTGACAAACATGGCGAAG TGTGCCCTGCAGGCTGGAAACCAGGCAGCGACACCATCATTCCTGACGTTGAAAAGAGTAAAAATTTCTTCTCCAAGCAGTAA
- the junba gene encoding junB proto-oncogene, AP-1 transcription factor subunit a isoform X2 has protein sequence MNLNFSDPYRSSNFKSQQHLRADAEFYCAAAAAAADSSGSLKLASPDLERLIIQNSNGLITTTPTPSQYVYNRGITEEQEGFAEGFVKALDDLHKMNQMAPPNVSIGTGGVACAAPGSVFGASMQPEPLEYTNLSSCSTNPGLSSAVSYPSTTISYLPHHPVYQHHQHHHQQLPAASAHPFHAGLHAPRFGGLKEEPQTVPDMHSSDNSSPPMSPIDLENQERIKAERKRLRNRLAASKCRRRKLERIARLEDRVKVLKTDNAGLSNTAVLLREQVAQLKQKVMTHVSSGCHLMLSPKVKSY, from the coding sequence ATGAACTTGAACTTCTCCGATCCTTACCGGAGCTCCAACTTCAAGTCTCAGCAGCACCTGCGCGCCGACGCCGAGTTCTATTgcgcggcggcggcggcagcgGCGGACTCGTCCGGCTCTCTCAAGCTCGCTTCCCCCGATTTGGAGCGACTCATCATCCAGAACAGCAACGGGCTCATCACCACCACGCCGACGCCCAGCCAGTACGTGTACAACCGGGGCATCACCGAGGAGCAGGAGGGCTTCGCCGAGGGCTTCGTGAAGGCGCTGGACGACCTGCACAAGATGAACCAGATGGCACCGCCGAACGTGTCCATCGGAACCGGGGGCGTCGCCTGCGCGGCCCCCGGCTCCGTGTTCGGGGCGTCCATGCAGCCGGAACCGCTGGAGTACACCAACTTAAGCAGCTGCTCGACCAACCCCGGCTTGTCGTCGGCGGTCAGCTACCCGTCCACTACCATCAGCTACCTGCCGCACCACCCGGTGTACCAGCACCACCAGCACCACCACCAGCAGCTCCCCGCCGCCTCGGCGCACCCCTTCCACGCCGGGCTCCACGCCCCGCGCTTCGGCGGCCTGAAAGAGGAGCCCCAGACGGTCCCGGACATGCACAGCAGCGACAACAGCTCCCCGCCCATGTCCCCCATCGACCTGGAGAACCAGGAGCGCATCAAGGCGGAGCGCAAGCGGCTCAGGAACCGCCTGGCGGCGTCCAAGTGTCGGCGGCGCAAGCTGGAGCGCATCGCGCGTCTGGAGGACCGAGTGAAAGTACTGAAAACGGACAACGCCGGCCTGTCCAACACGGCAGTGCTGCTGCGGGAGCAGGTGGCGCAGCTCAAACAGAAAGTGATGACGCATGTGAGCAGCGGCTGTCACCTCATGTTGTCTCCCAAAGTCAAGTCTTACTGA
- the junba gene encoding junB proto-oncogene, AP-1 transcription factor subunit a isoform X1 — MSTLTEQPFYDDSFLSAYGHPGAALPDYKLLKQNMNLNFSDPYRSSNFKSQQHLRADAEFYCAAAAAAADSSGSLKLASPDLERLIIQNSNGLITTTPTPSQYVYNRGITEEQEGFAEGFVKALDDLHKMNQMAPPNVSIGTGGVACAAPGSVFGASMQPEPLEYTNLSSCSTNPGLSSAVSYPSTTISYLPHHPVYQHHQHHHQQLPAASAHPFHAGLHAPRFGGLKEEPQTVPDMHSSDNSSPPMSPIDLENQERIKAERKRLRNRLAASKCRRRKLERIARLEDRVKVLKTDNAGLSNTAVLLREQVAQLKQKVMTHVSSGCHLMLSPKVKSY, encoded by the coding sequence ATGTCCACACTAACGGAACAGCCTTTTTATGACGACTCCTTTCTCTCTGCTTATGGCCATCCAGGAGCAGCGCTGCCAGACTACAAGTTGCTCAAGCAGAACATGAACTTGAACTTCTCCGATCCTTACCGGAGCTCCAACTTCAAGTCTCAGCAGCACCTGCGCGCCGACGCCGAGTTCTATTgcgcggcggcggcggcagcgGCGGACTCGTCCGGCTCTCTCAAGCTCGCTTCCCCCGATTTGGAGCGACTCATCATCCAGAACAGCAACGGGCTCATCACCACCACGCCGACGCCCAGCCAGTACGTGTACAACCGGGGCATCACCGAGGAGCAGGAGGGCTTCGCCGAGGGCTTCGTGAAGGCGCTGGACGACCTGCACAAGATGAACCAGATGGCACCGCCGAACGTGTCCATCGGAACCGGGGGCGTCGCCTGCGCGGCCCCCGGCTCCGTGTTCGGGGCGTCCATGCAGCCGGAACCGCTGGAGTACACCAACTTAAGCAGCTGCTCGACCAACCCCGGCTTGTCGTCGGCGGTCAGCTACCCGTCCACTACCATCAGCTACCTGCCGCACCACCCGGTGTACCAGCACCACCAGCACCACCACCAGCAGCTCCCCGCCGCCTCGGCGCACCCCTTCCACGCCGGGCTCCACGCCCCGCGCTTCGGCGGCCTGAAAGAGGAGCCCCAGACGGTCCCGGACATGCACAGCAGCGACAACAGCTCCCCGCCCATGTCCCCCATCGACCTGGAGAACCAGGAGCGCATCAAGGCGGAGCGCAAGCGGCTCAGGAACCGCCTGGCGGCGTCCAAGTGTCGGCGGCGCAAGCTGGAGCGCATCGCGCGTCTGGAGGACCGAGTGAAAGTACTGAAAACGGACAACGCCGGCCTGTCCAACACGGCAGTGCTGCTGCGGGAGCAGGTGGCGCAGCTCAAACAGAAAGTGATGACGCATGTGAGCAGCGGCTGTCACCTCATGTTGTCTCCCAAAGTCAAGTCTTACTGA